A genomic segment from Colletotrichum higginsianum IMI 349063 chromosome 5, whole genome shotgun sequence encodes:
- a CDS encoding Major facilitator superfamily transporter, which yields MDGTDKETRSDSSRADGIGADEPPVGAGSRVGRVLSRIASAPTADPGPPPDGGYDAWMADTCPRHLPQKLAQTLTYTRRGFVNSFGVFQTYYVQQLGRPPSDVSWIGSFQVFLLFFVGAFSGRFTDAGYFRPLFLAGSSLILLGIFATSWCTLYWHIFLAHGVCVGLGFGLVFCPSLATLSTYFDKRRALAIGIAAVGSASGGLVFPSTVRQLLPRVGFPWAMRTLGFIQLATLAVGLVFLKPRIPPRKASKMVDLSAFKELEYTFYTAGGFFSFMGVYFAFYYLASYSRDELGFSYTDSLNLLLVLNGIGFVGRLGPNFLADKIGTITVFTPMAFLSGLLTYCWIAVGTSTGLYVWTVFFGVAGNAIQALFPAGVSALTTDPSKQGTRIGMVFTIVGFAVLTGNPIAGAIISATGGRYLGAQAFAGSCLMLGTFFLALARVVKTRKIGKGWFVKV from the exons ATGGACGGCACCGACAAAGAGACCAGGTCCGATTCCTCGAGGgccgacggcatcggcgCGGATGAGCCGCCGGTCGGCGCCGGAAGCCGCGTCGGGCGCGTGTTAAGCCGCATCGCATCGGCGCCCACGGCGGACCCCGGCCCGCCCCCGGACGGAGGATACGACGCCTGGATGGCCG ACACTTGTCCCAGACACTTGCCCCAGAAACTTGCCCAGACACTGACATACACCCGCAGGGGCTTCGTCAACTCGTTCGGCGTCTTCCAGACGTACTACGTGCAGCAGCTCGGGCGCCCGCCGTCCGACGTCTCCTGGATCGGGTCCTTCCaggtcttcctcctcttcttcgtcggcgccttCTCCGGCCGCTTCACCGACGCCGGCTACTTCCGgcccctcttcctcgccggctcCTCGCTGATCCTGCTCGGCATCTTCGCCACCTCGTGGTGCACGCTATACTGGcacatcttcctcgcccacggcgtctgcgtcggcctcggcttcggcctcgtcttctgcCCCTCGCTCGCCACCCTGTCCACCTACTTCGACAAGCGCCGCGCCCTggccatcggcatcgccgccgtcggcagcgcctccggcggcctcgtcttcccctCCACCGTCCGCCAGCTCCTGCCGCGCGTCGGCTTCCCCTGGGCCATGCGCACCCTCGGCTTCATCCAGCTCGCCACCCTGGCCGTGGGCCTGGTCTTCCTGAAGCCGCGCATCCCGCCGCGCAAGGCGAGCAAGATGGTCGACCTGTCCGCCTTTAAGGAGCTCGAATACACCTTTTACACCGCCGGGGGGTTCTTT TCGTTCATGGGCGTCTACTTTGCCTTTTACTACCTGGCCTCGTACAGCCGGGACGAGCTCGGCTTCTCGTACACGGACTCGCTGAACCTGCTCCTGGTGCTCAACGGcatcggcttcgtcggccgcctcgggcccaacttcctcgccgacaagatcggcaccatcaccgtcTTCACGCCCATGGCCTTCCTCTCGGGCCTCCTGACGTACTGCTGGATCGCCGTCGGGACCTCGACGGGGCTGTACGTGTGgaccgtcttcttcggcgtcgCGGGCAACGCCATCCAGGCCCTGTTCCCCGCGGGCGTCAGCGCGCTGACGACCGACCCGAGCAAGCAGGGCACCCGCATCGGCATGGTCTtcaccatcgtcggcttCGCCGTGCTCACGGGCAAccccatcgccggcgccatcatCTCCGCCACCGGCGGCCGGTACCTCGGGGCCCAGGCCTTTGCCGGGAGCTGTCTCATGCTCGGCACCTTCTTCCTGGCGCTGGCGCGGGTGGTCAAGACGCGCAAGATCGGGAAGGGGTGGTTTGTCAAGGTCTGA
- a CDS encoding Gpi anchored protein → MHTSVKTFLALGLASVACAQHTKQDDEMGPAAFMWPADRVWSGDMDNQEPCGSRAGVGNRTQFPLVGGKVALVAQDDYYNTKISISYKNGETMENAPPPLAAVVESHPTTNSDFTTLIEEQSVADLNPGHTCVDIPNPPSSVAAGGNATLQIIYRADWDAPHNQTFYACSDITYVDAATFNTRIPCFNATEPGEDDIAATASASASASASNSASNSGSSSSGGGGGLSGGAIAGIVIGAVAGVGLLIGAALFFYRKSQQKKRNSRLARMEENARNSEHWTAGKNSSSQNSVQLNNLP, encoded by the exons ATGCACACCTCGGTCAAGACCTTCCTCGCCCTGGGCCTGGCCTCCGTCGCCTGTGCCCAGCACACCAagcaggacgacgagatgggCCCCGCCGCCTTCATGTGGCCGGCCGACCGCGTCTGGAGCGGAGACATGGACAACCAGGAGCCGTGCGGTTCCcgggccggcgtcggcaaccGGACCCAGTTCCCCTTGG TCGGCGGAAAGGTCGCCCTCGTTGCCCAGGACGACTACTACAACACCAAGATCTCCATCTCGTACAAGAACGGTGAGACCATGGAaaatgccccccccccccttgctgctgttgttgaatCCC ACCCGACGACCAACAGCGACTTCACCACCCTCATCGAGGAGCAGTCCGTCGCCGACCTGAACCCGGGCCACACCTGCGTCGACATCCCCAACCCGCCgtcctccgtcgccgccggcggcaacgccaCCCTCCAGATCATCTACCGCGCCGACTGGGACGCCCCGCACAACCAGACCTTCTACGCCTGCTCCGACATCACctacgtcgacgccgccaccttCAACACCCGCATCCCCTGCTTCAACGCCACCGAgcccggcgaggacgacatcgccgccaccgcgtcggcgtcggcgtcggcgtcggcgagcaaCTCGGCCTCCAACAGCGGCTCATCTTCttccggcggcggtggcggcctctcgggcggcgccatcgccggcatcgtcatcggcgccgtcgccggcgtggGTCtgctcatcggcgccgccctcttcttttACCGCAagagccagcagaagaagcgcaaCTCGAGGCTGGCCCGCATGGAGGAGAACGCGCGCAACTCGGAGCACTGGACCGCCGGCAAGAACTCGTCCTCGCAGAACAGCGTCCAGCTGAACAACCTGCCCtga
- a CDS encoding Multicopper oxidase, which yields MASLAPAFLARFAVLALLLTSSVLAKTIELDWNIGWVLANPDGAFDKPTIAVNGQWPLPLIEADKGDRLVLTVHNHLGNASTSLHFHGMFQNGTNHMDGAVGITQCAIPPGKSFTYDFKFDQVGTYWYHAHNDGQYPEGLRGPLVIHDPKGPYEGKYDEELVITFSDWYHRSTRALIKELISVENPTGAEPVPNSALMNDTQNLKVGVQPGKTYLVRMVNIGAFASHYVWFEGHPMRVVEVDGVWTDEAAADMLYIAPAQRYSVLLTTRDDASAGNFAIVGAMDEDLFDVIPDGLNPNVTGWLVYDDHKPLPEPAAVDEFDPFDDFELVPVDREEIYDRVDHSFSFNVKMDNLGDGANYTKLTTEPSAFFNDKTYVLPKVPSLYTALTVGAAHAADPRVYGTYTIPHVLRRNDVVEIVLNNEDDGKHPFHLHGHQFQVIHRSDEDAGAFANGTGSSAVAFPRHPMRRDTLLVEGNGNFVIRFRADNPGVWLFHCHIEWHMDQGLIATIVEAPEALQGRAVPEGHLEACRAARVPTEGNAAGNTKNPLDLRGENRPPAPLPEGFTPKGYVAMFFSCVAAFLGLAVISWYGAMDSDKEASIEDRAASGSRDRDE from the exons ATGGCCTCCCTCGCaccggccttcttggcccgCTTCGCCGTCCTGGCGCTCCTCTTGACCTCCTCCGTCCTGGCAAAGACCATCGAGCTCGACTGGAACATCGGATGGGTCCTGGCCAACCCGGACGGCGCCTTCGACAAGCccaccatcgccgtcaacggccagtggccgctgccgctcatcgaggccgacaagggcgaccgcctcgtcctcACCGTCCACAACCACCTGGGCAACGCGAGCACCAGCCTTCACTTCCACGGCATGTTCCAGAACGGCACGAACCACatggacggcgccgtcggcatcaccCAGTGCGCCATTCCGCCGGGGAAGTCCTTTACGTATGATTTCAAG TTCGACCAAGTCGGCACCTACTGGTACCACGCCCACAACGACGGCCAGTACCCCGAGGGCCTCCGCGGCCCCCTGGTCATCCACGACCCCAAGGGCCCCTACGAGGGCAAGTatgacgaggagctcgtcaTCACCTTCTCCGACTGGTATCACCGGTCGACCCGGGCCCTCATCAAGGAGCTGATCAGCGTCGAGAACcccaccggcgccgagcccGTGCCCAACTCGGCCCTCATGAACGACACCCAGAACCTCAAGGTCGGCGTCCAGCCCGGCAAGACCTACCTCGTGCGCATGGTCAACATCGGCGCCTTCGCCTCGCACTACGTCTGGTTCGAGGGCCACCCGAtgcgcgtcgtcgaggtcgacggcgtctggaccgacgaggccgccgccgacatgctGTACATCGCCCCGGCCCAGCGCTACAGCGTCCTCCTGACGACCAGGGACGACGCCTCGGCCGGCAacttcgccatcgtcggcgccatggacgaggacCTCTTCGACGTCATCCCCGACGGCCTCAACCCCAACGTCACGGGCTGGCTCGTCTACGACGACCACAAGCCCCTGCCggagcccgccgccgtcgacgagttCGACCCCTTTGACGACTTTGAGCTGGTCCCCGTCGACAGGGAGGAGATTTACGACAGGGTCGACCACTCTTTCAGCTTCAACGTCAAGATGGACaacctcggcgatggcgcaAACTA CACGAAACTGACCACCGAGCCCAGCGCCTTCTTCAACGACAAGACGTACGTCCTGCCCAAGGTCCCCTCGCTCTACACGGCCctcaccgtcggcgccgcccacgccgcGGACCCGCGCGTCTACGGCACCTACACGATCCCGCACGTGCTCCGGCgcaacgacgtcgtcgagatcgtcctcaacaacgaggacgacggcaagcACCCCTTCCACCTGCACGGCCACCAGTTCCAGGTCATCCACCGctccgacgaggacgccggcgccttcgCGAACGGCACCggctcctccgccgtcgccttcccCCGCCACCCCATGCGCCGCGAcaccctcctcgtcgagggcaacgGCAACTTCGTCATCCGCTTCCGCGCCGACAACCCCGGCGTGTGGCTGTTCCACTGCCACATCGAATGGCACATGGACCAGGGCCTCATCGccaccatcgtcgaggcGCCCGAGGCCCTGCAGGGCCGCGCCGTCCCCGAGGGCCACCTGGAAGCGTGCCGCGCCGCGCGCGTCCCGACCGAGGGCAACGCCGCGGGCAACACCAAGAACCCGCTCGACCTGCGCGGCGAGAACAGGCCCCCCGCCCCGCTGCCGGAGGGCTTCACGCCCAAGGGCTACGTCGCCATGTTCTTCAGCTGCGTCGCGGCCTTCCTGGGCTTGGCCGTCATCTCGTG GTACGGAGCCATGGACTCGGACAAGGAGGCGAGCATCGAAGACCGCGCCGCGTCCGGATCCCGGGACAGGGATGAATAA
- a CDS encoding Iron permease FTR1 family protein, giving the protein MEDLFSLPIFFITFRESLETAIIVSVLIAFIKRTLATKDDPALQHKMERQVWLGTAAGLVTCVIIAMAIISGIHSLGADRFAAAESIWEGIFSLGASLIITAMGAVLLRVTKLQDKWRLKLSKALSATESHDGPFRDRLKYLGEKYALFLLPFITVLREGFEGVLFIAGVGVSETAASIALSAVLGLALGAVVGYFIYRGSKTAPIQVFLIVSTCFLYLIAAGLFSKGVWHFEQNEWNKIVGGDAAELGSGPGSYDIRRSVWHVNCCNPDLNGGGFWGIFNAVLGWQNSATVGSVVSYNLYWVAVATGFFTMICREKGYWPFARKEAKQELGHEGDDQEPLLSRPAR; this is encoded by the exons ATGGAAgacctcttctccctcccca TCTTCTTCATCACCTTCCGCGAGTCCCTCGAGaccgccatcatcgtctcCGTCCTTATCGCCTTCATCAAGCGCACCCTCGCCACCAAGGATGACCCGGCCCTGCAGCACAAGATGGAGCGGCAGGTCTGgctcggcaccgccgccggcctcgtcacctgcgtcatcatcgccatggCCATCATCAGCGGCATCCACAGCCTGGGCGCCGAccgcttcgccgccgccgagagcatCTGGGAGGGCATCTTCTCCCTCGGCGCCTccctcatcatcaccgccatgGGCGCCGTCCTGCTGCGCGTCACAAAGCTCCAGGACAAGTGGCGCCTCAAGCTGTCCAAGGCCCTGAGCGCCACCGAGTCCCACGACGGGCCCTTCCGCGACCGCCTCAAGTACCTCGGCGAGAAGTACGCCCTGTTCCTGCTGCCCTTCATCACCGTCCTGCGCGAAGGCTTCGAGGGCGTGCtcttcatcgccggcgtcggcgtcagcgagaccgccgcctccatcgccctgtccgccgtcctgggcctcgccctcggcgccgtcgtcggttACTTCATCTACAGAGGCTCCAAGACGGCGCCCATCCAGgtcttcctcatcgtctCCACCTGTTTCCTGTACCTCATTGCCGCCGGCCTCTTTTCCAAGGGCGTGTGGCACTTTGAGCAGAACGAG TGGAACAAGATCGTCGggggcgacgccgccgagctcggcTCCGGACCCGGGTCCTACGACATCCGCAGAAGTGTCTGGCACGTCAAC TGCTGCAACCCCGacctcaacggcggcggcttctggggcatcttcaacgccgtcctcggctgGCAGAACTCGGCCACCGtcggctccgtcgtctcgTACAACCTGTActgggtcgccgtcgccacggGCTTCTTCACCATGATCTGCCGGGAGAAGGGCTACTGGCCCTTCGCCAGGAAGGAAGCCAAGCAGGAGCTGGGCcacgagggcgacgaccaAGAGCCGCTTCTCAGCCGGCCCGCGAGGTAA
- a CDS encoding L-asparaginase: MLPQFLTAALALATGALASPTPRSNETKNDWDLDWISTDPSLPKVIIYSTGGTILSASNYSRLDNIAYGDGDNPTAEDLIGNVTEVLRVAQLAVVPFAPAPGGSAGVNSSLYLNVSQHANRQLCAEGSDVAGAVMLHGTDTLEETSFGVDLTFNCSKPFVATGAMRPDTYVSPDGYSNIYQAVAAAASPSSRDRGALIAFNDRITSVYYSTKLNANTPDTFKALEQGSLGAFLAGQPFYFFGAAYPTGRPHFDVSDTTELPAVAVVYCHQGFDASSMHAAVANGAKGLVILGPGAASLTNEAKAAAADLFEKGIPTVAAPRPASGAAVPRPVLEPVIYSSYLGGEQARVMLQLAINAGYGLEAIRDLFEHPLRSAVYDNPASRELYYP, encoded by the exons ATGCTCCCTCAGTTCCTcaccgccgccttggccttggccacAGGTGCGctcgcctcgccgacgccgcgtTCCAACGAGACCAAGAACGACTGGGACCTCGACTGGATCTCGACGGACCCGTCTCTCCCCAAAGTCAT CATCTACAGCACCGGCGGCACGATCCTCTCGGCCTCCAACTACAGCCGGCTCGACAACATCgcgtacggcgacggcgacaacccGACGGCCGAGGACCTTATCGGGAACGTCACCGAGGTCCTGCGCGTCgcgcagctcgccgtcgtgcCCTTCGCGCCCGCCCCCGGAGGCAGTGCGGGGGTCAACTCGTCGCTGTACCTCAACGTCAGCCAGCACGCCAACCGGCAGCTCTGCGCCGAGGGcagcgacgtcgccggcgccgtcatgcTGCACGGGACCGACACCCTCGAGGAGACG tccttcggcgtcgacctgACGTTCAACTGCTCCAAGCCGTTCGTGGCCACGGGGGCGATGCGTCCCGACACCTACGTCTCGCCGGACGGCTACTCCAACATCTACCAggcggtcgccgccgcggcgtcgccctcctcgcgcgaccgcggcgcccTCATCGCCTTCAACGACAG GATCACCTCGGTCTACTACTCGACCAAGCTCAACGCCAACACGCCCGACACGTTCAAGGCGCTCGAGCAGGGCAGCCTCGGGGCCTTCCTCGCGGGCCAGCCGTTCTacttcttcggcgccgcgTACCCGACCGGGCGGCCCCACTTTGACGTGTCCGATACGACGGAGCtgccggccgtggccgtcgtcTACTGCCATC AGGGCTTCGACGCCTCGTCGAtgcacgccgccgtcgcgaaCGGCGCAAA GGGCCTCGTGATCCTCGGACCCGGTGCGGCGTCCCTCACCAATGAAGCcaaggccgcggccgccgacctcTTCGAGAAGGGGATCccgaccgtcgccgccccgcgcccggcctcgggcgccgccgtcccccgCCCCGTCCTCGAGCCCGT CATCTACTCGAGctacctcggcggcgagcaggcgCGCGTCATGCTGCAGCTCGCCATCAACGCCGGGTACGGCCTGGAGGCGATCCGGGACCTGTTCGAGCACCCGCTGCGGAGCGCCGTGTACGATAACCCCGCGAGCCGGGAGCTGTATTACCCTTGA